Within the Bacteroidota bacterium genome, the region AACCAATGCTACAACGATTTTTCTGCTTAGCATAAGTTATTACAGCACTGGTATTGCAGGCCACACATTAGATGAAACTGCTGTATTTTGACAACTAAAGAAAGGAGATAACCGGCCATACCCATTTCCGGGCACCCTTGTAAGTCTGCTGCCATTTTTCAAAGCAATGGTTTCATCAGCGCCTCACCTGGTTTATTTGGATTCAGAAAAATACGGATGACATCTTTCGAAAAGATGGCATCCGTGCTTTCTTACAAATGCCACCCAAAAAGAGCCAAAAAACATCAAAAAAGCCGATACCCATTTAAGTGCCTGTTTATCAATATAAGGGATACATCATAAAGAATCCGTTGCTTCATTTATATTAGGATTTTATAGATATAATTCGTAATATTGATGGTAGCAAATAGTTAGAGCCTATGGACAGGAATTTTTTATTTTATGATTATCTTTGTAGAAATTCTTTGCAGCAATGACAACTATCGAACTTAAAAATAATTTCCACCATCTCATTGACAGCATTGACAATGAGCAGTTTCTTATGAAGTTTTATGATCTGATGAAAAGCAGAACTGCTTCTAAAGAAGGTCATTTATGGTCCCGCCTGACAAAAGAAGAGCAAGAAGAATTATTATCAGCTTTTAATGAAAGTGAGCGTGATGAGAATCTGATCAGCCATGCAGAAATTGTGAAAAAACATAAAAAATGGCTCTAGAAATTGTTTGGTCGAAAAGAGCTGATAAAAAATTTGATAAAATCCTTGAGTATCTTTCTAATGAATGGGGAAATAATGTAACGAAATCATTTGTTAAAAAGGTTTATGATTTCCTGGATATCCTAAGTGAATTTCCGGATATTGGAACACTGGAAAACGGAGAGAAAGGTATCAGAGGATTTGTGATTATCAAGCAAGTCAGCATCTTCTATATTATTCGAAATAACCTGATTATCATTCTGAATTTCTTTGATAACAGGCAGAGTCCCAATAAGAAACGGTTTTAATCCGCCCAAAGGCCCTAATAAATACGGATTTGTGTGGTCCGCCTCAAACGGACCCAACATAATGCCTTATTCCCGTTGCTCTTCTGCACCTCACCCTCATATTTTCGTATAACCGGCCATACCCATTTCCGGGCACCCTTGCCAGTCTGCTGCCATTTTTCAAAGCTATGGTTTCATCAGCGTCTCACCTGGTTTCTTTGGATTCAGAAAAATACGGATGACATCTTTCAAAAAAGATGGCATCCGTGCTTTCTACAAATACCACCCAAAAAGAGCCAAAAAAACATCAAAAACCAGAGGCAACTTGCCGGCAATTTGCATGTAGTTTTCTTAAAAAAGCCGGTATCCATTAAAGTACCGGTTTATCCATAAAAAGAGCTGTACCCTATATAATCCGTTGGTTTTATTTATATTAGGATTTCATAGATATAATTCGTAATATTGCTGTTAGCAAATAGTTGGGTGCAAGCCTATGAAAAAACTTGGTGAGAATAAGATTTATACATAACTTTGAAAAAAATAGAATGGGAATCTACTCTGAATATATCAATCAACGACTTTCTTTTGACCAAATTACAGGAGAAAGAAAGAATCAATTAAAAAGAATTTCAAGCATTCGAAAAAGGGATACTATCGTTTATGCTAGTGATTCAAATAAAGGAAACGCTCCCATATCAATATTACCTCCAGACTTATTGCCATTTAAAGATCAATTAAGCTATATAAAGACTAAAGAAGTTGATATAATACTGGAAACACATGGTGGACTTGCTGAAACAGTCGAAGACATGGTTGAATTGGTACGTTCGAGACATGACAGAGTTGGAATTATAATACCGGGAATGGCTAAAAGTGCTGGTACAATTTTTTCAATGGCAGGAGATGAAATACTTATGGGAAATTCATCATCTCTAGGACCAATTGATGCACAAATAGTGAGTAATGGTAAAAGATTTTCGGCTGATGCGTTTCTGGATGGTTTAGAGAAAATTAAAAAGGAAGTATCTGAAACTGGAAAATTGAATCCAGCATATATCCCAATGCTTCAAAGTATTTCACCTGGAGAAATTCAACACTTTGAAAATGCACAAAATTTTTCAAAAACACTCGTACGAAACTGGTTATCAAAATATAAATTTAAATATTGGGAAAAGCATAGTTCAAGTGGAAAAGTAGTAACACCCGAAGAAAAAGAAGCGCGCGCAGACGATATTGCTATAAAATTATGTAAGCACTCTGACTGGTTAACACATGGGAGATCGATCAGAATCAAGGATCTACAAGAAATGAGACTACAGATTTATGACTATTCAACCAATAATGAGTTAAATGATGCTATTGAAAGATATTAT harbors:
- a CDS encoding type II toxin-antitoxin system RelE/ParE family toxin; translation: MALEIVWSKRADKKFDKILEYLSNEWGNNVTKSFVKKVYDFLDILSEFPDIGTLENGEKGIRGFVIIKQVSIFYIIRNNLIIILNFFDNRQSPNKKRF
- a CDS encoding Clp protease ClpP, whose translation is MGIYSEYINQRLSFDQITGERKNQLKRISSIRKRDTIVYASDSNKGNAPISILPPDLLPFKDQLSYIKTKEVDIILETHGGLAETVEDMVELVRSRHDRVGIIIPGMAKSAGTIFSMAGDEILMGNSSSLGPIDAQIVSNGKRFSADAFLDGLEKIKKEVSETGKLNPAYIPMLQSISPGEIQHFENAQNFSKTLVRNWLSKYKFKYWEKHSSSGKVVTPEEKEARADDIAIKLCKHSDWLTHGRSIRIKDLQEMRLQIYDYSTNNELNDAIERYYTLLRMTFDLTGIYKIFETCCSQIYQSISQVALPAIPVQKNIKAQAAHADFICPKCASKYKIQLNLDKNVKLDASSVPYPKDDNFICPNCGTQTNLTPLRLQLEAQSGLKVVL